In one window of uncultured Acetobacteroides sp. DNA:
- a CDS encoding patatin-like phospholipase family protein: MKQAVSLVLSSGGARGIAHIGVIEELERQGFEIKSIAGSSMGALVGGMYASGNLEVFKSWICKIDKKAMINLADFTLSKNGLVKGNKIINELKKITPDINIEDLPISYKAIATDIESRNEIVFEKNSLFDAIRSSISIPGFFTPNQLNDMVLIDGAVSNPLLVNRVKRCKDDLLIVVDVSGPISIKKSSSKNDDSSKLKKSTNTQFNYYSLLTQSSSIMIQQMSALMLNNYQPDILISIPMNSYGSFEFYKSEEILKIGEMVSRIEVKKFKNRFALI, from the coding sequence ATGAAACAAGCAGTATCATTAGTACTATCCAGTGGTGGCGCAAGAGGCATTGCTCACATTGGAGTGATCGAAGAGCTAGAAAGGCAAGGCTTTGAAATAAAATCAATTGCAGGCTCTTCGATGGGGGCTTTGGTTGGAGGCATGTACGCTTCGGGGAACTTAGAGGTTTTTAAGAGCTGGATATGCAAAATTGATAAAAAAGCAATGATTAATCTTGCTGATTTTACATTGAGCAAGAATGGCCTAGTTAAAGGAAACAAAATTATTAACGAATTAAAAAAGATAACACCGGATATAAATATTGAGGACTTGCCTATTTCTTATAAAGCTATTGCTACGGATATCGAAAGTAGAAACGAAATTGTATTTGAGAAAAATAGCCTCTTTGATGCTATTCGTTCTTCAATTTCAATTCCTGGATTTTTTACTCCAAATCAGCTAAATGATATGGTTTTAATTGATGGAGCTGTATCAAATCCTCTTCTTGTTAATCGGGTAAAAAGGTGTAAAGATGATTTACTAATAGTTGTTGACGTAAGTGGTCCTATATCAATAAAAAAGTCTTCATCTAAAAATGACGATAGCTCTAAATTAAAAAAATCAACAAACACACAATTTAATTACTATTCATTGCTAACACAGTCATCTAGTATAATGATTCAGCAAATGTCCGCCTTAATGCTAAACAACTATCAACCAGACATATTAATTAGCATTCCAATGAATTCTTATGGTTCTTTCGAGTTTTATAAATCTGAAGAAATTCTAAAAATAGGTGAGATGGTTTCCAGAATTGAAGTCAAAAAATTTAAAAATAGGTTTGCCTTAATTTAA
- a CDS encoding 1-acyl-sn-glycerol-3-phosphate acyltransferase: MTTVSGLILTKILGWNIKGEYPNIEKSIVIFAPHTSYYDSVYGKLFINEAGVNHKFLSKKELFFFPLNILMKWYGSIPVRGVKGENAIYLVAKMLEEKESLHIIMSPEGHLARTDKWNKGFCYMALKAKVPIVVGYLDYQKKEIGVKGVINNFESVDTVMDQVNMMYKDVAAKYPENFSLEQR; the protein is encoded by the coding sequence ATGACAACAGTATCTGGTCTGATCCTTACAAAGATTCTAGGATGGAATATCAAAGGCGAATACCCCAATATTGAAAAGAGTATTGTCATTTTTGCCCCGCATACATCCTACTATGACTCAGTTTATGGCAAATTATTCATCAATGAAGCTGGTGTCAACCATAAATTTTTATCGAAAAAGGAGCTGTTCTTTTTCCCATTGAATATTCTAATGAAATGGTACGGATCCATTCCTGTACGAGGAGTAAAGGGCGAAAATGCAATTTATTTGGTTGCAAAAATGCTTGAGGAAAAAGAATCTCTGCATATAATTATGTCACCCGAAGGGCACTTAGCCAGAACCGACAAATGGAATAAAGGCTTTTGCTATATGGCATTAAAAGCAAAGGTGCCAATTGTCGTCGGGTATCTCGACTATCAGAAGAAAGAAATTGGCGTAAAAGGTGTTATAAACAATTTTGAAAGTGTAGATACCGTAATGGATCAAGTAAATATGATGTATAAGGATGTAGCGGCTAAATATCCCGAAAATTTCTCATTAGAACAAAGATGA
- a CDS encoding helix-turn-helix domain-containing protein, with amino-acid sequence MSERNVEKLIVDSATSFFSKFGFAKTTMDEIAKHIHKAKGVLYYYFKSKEELFNEVLKQELSTVKSKLSQVVEKEDDSLIILKEYILIRLKLLHRALNYHETLKADFFEKYHFVNDVRTDFDDFNRSNLTIILTKGKQEGYFNFKDLNSTVDVIMMIVSSIEIPLFIQNLYPVYEDTIEELSSMVVNSLKTSQ; translated from the coding sequence ATGTCAGAAAGGAATGTTGAGAAGTTAATTGTAGATTCTGCCACCAGCTTCTTTTCAAAATTTGGTTTTGCAAAAACTACAATGGATGAAATTGCAAAGCACATTCACAAGGCAAAAGGGGTTCTTTACTACTACTTTAAGAGTAAGGAAGAACTTTTCAACGAAGTACTGAAACAGGAGTTAAGCACCGTAAAAAGCAAGCTAAGTCAGGTTGTTGAAAAGGAGGATGACTCCTTGATAATTCTAAAAGAATACATTCTAATCCGGTTGAAGCTCCTACATAGAGCATTAAATTATCACGAAACGTTAAAAGCAGATTTCTTCGAGAAGTATCATTTTGTCAATGATGTTAGGACCGATTTTGACGATTTCAACCGCTCAAATCTTACCATAATACTCACTAAAGGCAAACAAGAGGGCTATTTCAATTTTAAAGATTTAAACTCTACGGTTGACGTTATAATGATGATAGTAAGCAGCATCGAAATTCCTTTGTTTATTCAAAATTTGTATCCCGTATATGAAGATACTATCGAGGAACTTTCGTCAATGGTAGTTAATAGCCTAAAAACGTCTCAATAA
- a CDS encoding DUF4349 domain-containing protein — protein sequence MKLKILVLFLFAISLASCGAPREQNVEVTNLCKINVDPSMNKVQTKKLDKRKLIKNGELSLNVVNVTEAQQKIENAIKSMGGYCDKEEFLQSDNSEYGDVNKYVYYIRVPADRFEHLVATMESGSNNVLDKTITTEDVTDRYHDNEMHLNIQRAYLKRYSELLKKAKNVKDIIEVQTKIDEIEDEINTLLGSLNSLDDQIAYSTLKVSLVYKRDVSSKTICKGSYPSRIGSALKSGALGFVDFTVFLVNIWPFWIVLAITVYVWRKIRAKKRLKKNKE from the coding sequence ATGAAGCTTAAAATTCTAGTCCTATTCCTTTTCGCTATTTCCCTAGCGAGCTGTGGTGCTCCAAGAGAGCAAAATGTTGAAGTAACAAATCTTTGCAAGATCAATGTTGATCCTTCAATGAACAAGGTTCAAACCAAAAAATTGGACAAGCGAAAGCTTATTAAAAATGGAGAGTTAAGCCTTAATGTTGTCAATGTTACCGAGGCCCAACAAAAAATAGAGAATGCTATAAAGAGTATGGGAGGATATTGTGACAAGGAGGAATTTCTTCAGTCAGACAATTCAGAATACGGTGATGTTAACAAGTATGTGTACTACATTAGAGTACCAGCCGATAGGTTCGAACATCTAGTAGCAACTATGGAAAGCGGTAGTAATAACGTGCTAGACAAAACTATTACTACCGAAGATGTTACTGATAGGTATCACGATAATGAAATGCATTTAAATATTCAACGAGCCTATCTAAAGCGTTATAGCGAACTACTGAAAAAGGCGAAAAATGTAAAGGATATTATTGAGGTTCAAACAAAGATTGATGAGATTGAAGATGAAATTAATACACTACTAGGATCACTAAATAGCTTAGATGACCAGATTGCCTATAGCACGCTTAAGGTTTCTTTGGTGTATAAGCGCGATGTCTCCTCAAAGACCATCTGTAAAGGAAGCTATCCGTCGCGAATTGGAAGCGCACTAAAAAGTGGAGCCTTGGGTTTTGTCGATTTTACAGTCTTTCTAGTAAATATTTGGCCATTCTGGATTGTGCTTGCAATTACAGTTTACGTATGGCGAAAGATTAGAGCAAAAAAAAGATTAAAGAAGAATAAGGAATAG
- a CDS encoding outer membrane beta-barrel protein has product MRKLAVTFAFMLCCLFTFAQESYQDVVYLKNGSVIRGMIIEQVPNKSLKIQTADRSVFVYQIDEVEKMTKELNQAQVTAPKVKKESKSGYFLHLENSVGIGVGQYGMDMVKFSVINGYRFNQYLSLGAGIGLKQGSISDDLFDSDNAYLPIFTNFRVNFTNKKITPYFSLDLGSVFNLTEDDDEPELLFSPSIGVKFKFTQRMGLNVGMGYELQSVKCYKPSEYDYSCYSSDETSGTICFNVGFTF; this is encoded by the coding sequence ATGAGAAAGCTTGCTGTAACTTTTGCCTTTATGCTTTGCTGCCTATTTACCTTTGCGCAGGAAAGCTACCAAGATGTTGTTTACCTGAAAAATGGGAGCGTAATAAGAGGTATGATTATTGAGCAGGTTCCCAACAAATCGCTAAAAATACAAACAGCTGACAGAAGCGTGTTTGTATACCAGATTGACGAGGTTGAAAAGATGACCAAGGAGCTCAACCAGGCCCAGGTTACTGCTCCTAAGGTTAAGAAGGAGTCGAAGAGTGGGTATTTCCTCCATTTGGAGAATAGCGTGGGGATAGGCGTTGGCCAATACGGGATGGATATGGTAAAGTTTTCGGTAATCAACGGGTATCGATTCAATCAATACCTATCGTTGGGCGCTGGTATTGGGCTGAAGCAGGGTTCAATCTCAGACGATCTCTTCGATTCGGATAATGCGTACCTTCCCATCTTTACTAATTTTAGGGTTAACTTTACGAATAAAAAGATTACCCCCTACTTTTCGCTAGACTTGGGCTCGGTATTCAACTTAACAGAGGATGACGATGAGCCCGAGCTACTCTTTAGTCCTTCTATTGGCGTGAAGTTTAAGTTTACGCAGCGCATGGGGTTGAACGTGGGAATGGGCTACGAGCTGCAATCGGTTAAATGCTATAAGCCTAGCGAATACGATTATAGCTGCTACTCGTCCGACGAGACATCTGGAACAATTTGTTTTAATGTTGGATTCACATTCTAA
- a CDS encoding transglutaminase-like domain-containing protein — MKIKFGLTILVVLVGAVALTQLVFAEEKLPVIRANSTKVSIRDGYAFWKSYWNVDPEVKPNVYTTSRKYEESMFSTDLESISFTVKPNKPYRFIILLNGKDSVLTEIAYVPSYLETLKRAAKYNVNDGRIIPKFTYQSAENPNLQSLRKHYKLDSIAGKGSEFSQVVKVLSWLHNLVPHDGMHRNPEKMNAESMISVCKSEKRGLNCRGLAITLNECYLSLGFKSRYVTCLPKDSLKIDTDCHVINMVYLNSLKKWIWIDPTNNAYVMNEKGVPLSIEEVRQRIIENKPLEVNKEANWNNKTRVVKEEYLFSYMAKNLYMLECPVVSEYDIETPKQNKFPDRAKSAEYIKLIPVDYFVQKPDKQGNSYITNNSKLFWAKP, encoded by the coding sequence ATGAAGATAAAATTTGGACTTACGATTTTGGTTGTGCTAGTTGGGGCTGTTGCGCTTACGCAGCTTGTTTTTGCAGAAGAAAAGCTGCCTGTTATTAGGGCAAATTCGACGAAGGTTAGCATACGAGATGGCTATGCATTTTGGAAATCGTACTGGAATGTAGATCCTGAAGTTAAGCCCAATGTGTATACTACATCTCGCAAGTACGAAGAGAGTATGTTCTCCACCGATTTAGAATCGATTTCGTTTACGGTGAAGCCAAACAAGCCATATCGGTTTATCATACTGCTAAATGGAAAAGACAGCGTATTAACCGAGATCGCCTACGTGCCTAGCTATCTGGAAACCTTAAAAAGAGCAGCCAAGTACAACGTAAACGATGGACGGATTATACCGAAGTTTACCTATCAATCGGCAGAAAATCCTAATCTGCAATCGTTGCGCAAGCACTATAAGCTCGATTCGATAGCTGGCAAAGGAAGCGAATTCTCGCAGGTAGTAAAGGTGCTTAGCTGGTTGCATAATTTAGTGCCGCACGACGGGATGCATCGTAATCCCGAAAAAATGAATGCTGAAAGCATGATTTCGGTATGCAAAAGCGAGAAAAGAGGGCTGAATTGTCGTGGATTGGCAATCACCTTAAACGAGTGCTACCTATCCCTAGGGTTTAAATCGCGATACGTTACCTGCCTGCCCAAGGATAGCTTAAAGATCGATACCGATTGCCATGTTATAAATATGGTATATCTGAATTCGCTGAAGAAGTGGATTTGGATAGATCCTACCAATAATGCCTACGTAATGAATGAGAAAGGCGTTCCCCTAAGCATTGAAGAGGTTCGGCAACGCATTATCGAGAACAAGCCTTTGGAGGTGAATAAGGAGGCTAACTGGAACAATAAAACACGTGTGGTTAAGGAGGAGTATCTGTTTAGCTACATGGCTAAGAACCTATATATGCTGGAGTGTCCTGTTGTTAGCGAGTACGACATCGAAACTCCTAAGCAGAATAAGTTTCCCGATCGAGCGAAATCAGCTGAATATATAAAGCTTATTCCGGTGGACTATTTTGTACAGAAACCAGATAAGCAGGGGAATAGCTACATAACAAATAATAGTAAGCTGTTTTGGGCAAAGCCGTAA
- a CDS encoding TlpA disulfide reductase family protein encodes MRMKLALAAIVAGILAASGSVAQAQEKAKISAEKQDADRKAALAEMQKQLAETTLIHEGDMAPDFTVEMLDGTKVKLSDLRGKVVMLNFWATWCGPCMEEFKEIPEKIVKHFKGKNFVLLPVSRGEKREVVESKMKSLKEKGINFPVGIDPSKAIYSLYATQYIPRNFIIDQNGKVVLQTIGLEGDALDKIVKKADELLKEKEN; translated from the coding sequence ATGAGAATGAAATTGGCACTGGCAGCTATTGTCGCCGGAATACTTGCAGCCTCAGGTAGCGTTGCACAAGCACAGGAGAAGGCTAAAATATCCGCTGAAAAGCAAGACGCTGACCGCAAAGCTGCCCTTGCTGAAATGCAAAAGCAGCTTGCCGAAACAACATTAATCCACGAAGGCGATATGGCTCCCGATTTTACGGTAGAAATGCTCGATGGTACGAAGGTAAAGCTATCGGACTTGAGGGGAAAGGTGGTGATGCTAAACTTTTGGGCTACCTGGTGCGGACCATGCATGGAGGAGTTTAAGGAGATCCCCGAAAAGATCGTAAAGCATTTCAAGGGAAAAAACTTTGTTCTGCTTCCAGTATCCCGTGGCGAAAAGCGCGAGGTGGTGGAGAGCAAGATGAAAAGCTTAAAGGAAAAGGGAATCAATTTCCCGGTTGGCATCGATCCATCTAAGGCTATTTACTCGCTATACGCTACACAGTACATTCCACGCAACTTTATCATCGACCAGAACGGGAAGGTTGTTCTCCAAACAATAGGGCTAGAGGGTGATGCGCTTGATAAAATTGTCAAGAAAGCTGACGAATTGCTGAAGGAGAAGGAGAATTAG
- a CDS encoding homocysteine S-methyltransferase family protein has protein sequence MNFVECLSCSRTILTEGALVERLKNELGLTMDPYVNHAGLIYDNPDALATFYRQYIAIAQRYDTPIMLMTPTRRVNADTVPQSKYANKSLIADACAYLKGVRADYVGFIEKIFVGGLLGCKGDAYNPVEALGEEEAYRFHKIQVNEFAKQKVDFLFAGIMPAISESIGMARAMEESEIPYIISFMVKKDGRLLDGTPIAEAIDIVDRAVDALPVGYMANCIHPSNLIQALEQEVNANLRVSGRFLGIQANASSLEPDELNCYGALQQEDFDEMVDKMLYLANEHQLKILGGCCGTDDIFIEKLAVKIKQSVR, from the coding sequence ATGAATTTTGTAGAATGCCTAAGCTGCTCACGCACGATACTAACCGAAGGCGCATTGGTAGAGCGTCTTAAAAATGAGCTAGGGCTAACGATGGACCCGTACGTAAACCATGCAGGCTTAATCTACGACAATCCTGATGCCTTAGCGACCTTTTACAGGCAGTATATCGCCATTGCACAGCGGTACGATACGCCAATAATGCTGATGACGCCTACACGAAGGGTAAATGCTGATACAGTACCCCAATCGAAGTACGCAAACAAGAGCTTAATAGCCGATGCTTGCGCCTACCTTAAAGGTGTCAGGGCAGATTATGTAGGTTTTATCGAAAAGATATTCGTAGGCGGACTGCTTGGCTGCAAAGGCGATGCCTATAACCCCGTCGAAGCGTTAGGTGAGGAGGAAGCCTATCGTTTCCATAAGATTCAAGTTAACGAGTTTGCAAAGCAGAAGGTAGATTTTCTGTTTGCCGGAATAATGCCTGCCATCAGCGAGAGCATTGGAATGGCAAGGGCGATGGAAGAATCGGAAATTCCGTATATCATCAGCTTTATGGTAAAAAAGGATGGGCGCTTGCTCGATGGTACACCCATTGCCGAAGCAATTGATATCGTAGATAGGGCCGTTGATGCGCTTCCTGTTGGCTATATGGCAAACTGCATCCATCCATCGAATCTTATACAAGCATTGGAGCAAGAGGTAAATGCAAATCTTCGAGTATCAGGGAGATTTTTAGGTATCCAAGCCAATGCGTCATCCCTTGAACCCGATGAACTGAACTGTTACGGAGCTCTTCAGCAGGAAGATTTTGACGAGATGGTTGATAAAATGCTTTACCTTGCCAATGAGCATCAGCTTAAGATACTTGGTGGATGCTGTGGAACCGATGATATATTCATCGAAAAGTTAGCTGTAAAGATTAAGCAGAGCGTAAGGTGA
- a CDS encoding alpha/beta hydrolase, which yields MNTFRTYGCKPYKVVLVHGGPRAAGEMKPVAEALSADFGILEPFQTKASIDGQIEELRQQLISNADLPAVLIGHSWGAWLVFLFASRYPALVKKLILVGSGSFENKYNQNLMEIRVQRLNKGDRADAEALMVQLSNENSDVKVLERFGKLMTMADSYDYLPDLDCSVVLNLAIHTSVWKEAAQLRDTGELVGCASKIKCPVVAFHGDYDSHPMVGVEQPLSERLSDFKMVKLAKCGHTPWNEKYAREEFFRLLKFELE from the coding sequence TTGAACACGTTTAGAACATATGGGTGCAAACCTTACAAGGTTGTACTCGTACATGGAGGTCCTAGAGCTGCAGGTGAAATGAAACCTGTTGCAGAGGCTCTCTCTGCTGATTTTGGGATACTCGAACCCTTCCAGACTAAGGCTTCTATTGACGGACAAATCGAAGAATTACGCCAACAGCTGATTAGCAATGCCGATTTACCTGCTGTTTTAATCGGTCATTCGTGGGGTGCTTGGCTTGTGTTTCTGTTTGCCAGCAGATATCCAGCACTTGTAAAAAAGCTTATACTCGTTGGCTCTGGATCGTTTGAAAATAAGTATAACCAGAATCTGATGGAAATCAGGGTGCAACGGTTGAACAAGGGCGATAGGGCAGATGCTGAAGCCTTGATGGTGCAACTTAGCAATGAGAATTCGGATGTTAAGGTGTTGGAACGGTTTGGAAAGCTAATGACGATGGCTGACTCCTACGATTATCTTCCTGATTTAGATTGCAGCGTAGTTCTAAATCTGGCGATCCATACTTCGGTTTGGAAGGAGGCTGCGCAGCTAAGAGATACGGGAGAACTTGTAGGTTGTGCCAGTAAGATTAAGTGTCCGGTGGTCGCCTTTCACGGCGATTATGATTCGCACCCTATGGTGGGAGTCGAGCAGCCGCTTTCGGAACGCTTATCGGACTTTAAGATGGTAAAGCTTGCTAAATGTGGGCATACGCCTTGGAACGAAAAATACGCTAGAGAAGAGTTCTTTCGGTTGTTAAAGTTTGAACTTGAATAG
- a CDS encoding GyrI-like domain-containing protein — MNCRIEVLQPQMLVGKHLTMSLSENRSSELWRCFMPQRKEIKNTLSADLFSLQVYDDSYNFSEFNTNATFKKWAAVEVSDFDAVPDGMEPLTLTGGLYAVFEYKGASSQGAAAFRYIFGTWLPNSDYVLDGRPHFEILGEKYKNDDPTSEEEIWIPIKFKG, encoded by the coding sequence ATGAATTGTAGAATAGAAGTCCTGCAGCCTCAAATGTTGGTCGGAAAGCATCTTACCATGTCGCTTTCTGAAAATAGAAGCTCAGAGCTATGGCGATGCTTTATGCCACAACGAAAAGAAATAAAGAATACCCTATCTGCTGACCTATTTTCGTTGCAGGTGTACGACGATTCGTACAACTTTAGCGAATTTAATACCAATGCAACGTTCAAGAAATGGGCAGCAGTGGAGGTTTCGGATTTTGATGCGGTTCCTGATGGCATGGAACCGCTTACTTTAACCGGTGGACTGTATGCTGTTTTCGAATATAAAGGAGCCTCAAGCCAAGGTGCTGCTGCTTTTCGGTATATCTTCGGAACTTGGCTGCCAAACTCGGATTATGTTTTGGATGGTAGACCGCATTTTGAGATATTAGGCGAAAAGTATAAGAATGATGATCCAACTTCAGAGGAGGAAATATGGATTCCGATAAAGTTTAAGGGTTAG
- a CDS encoding lipocalin family protein: MITCRLLKSALLGIVSVFSFGSCSTIPKGAKAVSPFDVNRYLGRWSEIARLDFKYERNLNNTTATYSLNKDGSIRVENRGYNYITKQWKQAIGKAKFVGNPNVAMLKVSFFGPFYSGYNVIALDSEYRYALVAGKSLKYLWILSRETTIPEDVKQRYLKFADNLGYKTSELVWVSHGQN, translated from the coding sequence ATGATTACCTGTAGATTACTTAAGAGTGCACTGCTGGGAATTGTCAGCGTATTTTCATTCGGATCGTGCTCTACAATACCCAAAGGAGCAAAGGCTGTTAGCCCTTTTGACGTAAACAGATACCTTGGCAGGTGGTCCGAAATCGCTCGGCTCGATTTTAAGTACGAGCGTAACCTAAATAATACCACCGCAACTTACTCGCTAAATAAAGACGGGAGCATACGGGTTGAGAATAGGGGCTATAATTATATTACAAAGCAGTGGAAGCAAGCCATAGGAAAGGCTAAATTTGTTGGTAATCCCAATGTGGCAATGCTTAAGGTGTCGTTTTTTGGCCCCTTCTACTCGGGATACAATGTTATCGCGTTGGATAGCGAATATCGGTATGCGCTTGTCGCCGGGAAAAGCTTGAAGTACCTGTGGATTCTCTCGCGTGAGACAACAATTCCTGAAGATGTAAAGCAACGCTACCTTAAGTTTGCCGATAACTTAGGGTACAAGACATCGGAGCTGGTATGGGTTAGCCATGGGCAGAATTAA
- a CDS encoding Crp/Fnr family transcriptional regulator — MDIERVKEAINTYVDLTAAEWDTLMGYLKVVSLKRNEYFLRAGQVCSSIALVGQGALVYYKLHESGKELTTDFALEGDWIADNRSRISQTPSLINIKAIEDCQLLTITNENLNKCYAQIPKLERLGRLLIEQAFVRIAQQSIDLQTLSSSQRYQKLLSEHPEVFQRIPLYHIANYLGIAPKSLSRIRGKG, encoded by the coding sequence ATGGATATCGAGAGAGTTAAGGAGGCCATCAACACCTATGTAGACCTTACAGCTGCCGAATGGGACACTCTAATGGGCTACCTGAAGGTGGTGTCGCTTAAGCGAAACGAATATTTTCTAAGAGCAGGGCAGGTATGCAGCTCTATTGCTCTGGTTGGGCAGGGGGCGCTGGTTTACTACAAGCTACACGAAAGCGGGAAGGAGCTTACTACCGATTTTGCCCTCGAAGGCGATTGGATTGCCGATAATAGAAGCCGAATAAGCCAAACCCCGTCGCTTATCAACATTAAGGCAATAGAGGATTGCCAGTTGCTTACCATTACCAACGAAAACCTAAATAAGTGCTACGCCCAAATCCCTAAGCTCGAGCGATTGGGGCGGCTGCTAATCGAGCAGGCATTTGTAAGAATCGCCCAACAAAGCATCGACCTGCAAACGCTATCGTCGAGCCAGCGCTACCAAAAGCTGCTTAGCGAACATCCCGAAGTTTTTCAACGAATTCCGCTTTACCACATTGCCAACTACCTTGGTATTGCGCCAAAGTCGCTAAGCCGAATAAGAGGGAAGGGTTGA
- a CDS encoding DUF6090 family protein — MQEEVKKHTNKIFKVANNSSYSFSKKVKEVLIEILIIVFAVSISIYLHGWSAHRHEQKEVKVFLTNLREDLIKDINTIKYDKNIYLKINKQSNDVLKLKASQFDSIARTGNKVDIPLHIFGSKINNGNYEGFKTSGKIGYIENEKLKQMILAYYQTDVLNIGEMDRFYAQYVVKTIDSQVDYVNKTDKEKYLDPIFREKIGLLIGLGENNIEQYNYIITNISKIVKEVEKELNK; from the coding sequence ATGCAGGAAGAAGTAAAAAAGCACACAAATAAAATCTTCAAAGTAGCGAATAACTCCAGCTACTCTTTCAGCAAAAAGGTAAAAGAGGTGCTCATCGAAATTCTTATTATAGTTTTTGCTGTTTCTATCTCAATTTATCTGCACGGATGGAGCGCACACCGGCACGAGCAAAAGGAGGTAAAGGTATTCCTAACAAACCTACGAGAAGATCTTATTAAGGATATCAATACTATTAAGTATGATAAGAATATTTACTTAAAAATTAACAAGCAGTCTAATGATGTTCTGAAGCTAAAAGCATCCCAATTCGACAGCATTGCAAGAACTGGCAATAAGGTAGATATTCCGCTCCATATTTTTGGGAGTAAGATTAATAATGGGAATTACGAGGGGTTTAAAACCAGCGGTAAAATTGGATACATTGAAAATGAAAAGCTGAAGCAAATGATTCTTGCTTACTATCAAACGGATGTCTTGAATATTGGTGAAATGGATCGGTTTTATGCTCAGTATGTGGTTAAAACCATTGATTCTCAGGTGGATTATGTGAATAAGACTGATAAGGAGAAGTACTTAGACCCCATATTTAGGGAAAAGATTGGCTTATTAATAGGTCTGGGCGAGAATAATATTGAACAATATAATTATATAATTACAAATATTTCGAAAATAGTAAAAGAAGTAGAAAAGGAGCTGAATAAGTAG
- a CDS encoding cysteine hydrolase family protein, protein MKTALLIIDIQNDYFEGGTMTLVGADKAVENARLILDRFRSDKLPVIHIQHIAISPTATFFLKDTVGAEIHKSVSPLENEKVIEKHYPNSFRETNLLDYLQKNGVTDIVICGMMTHMCVDATTRAAKDFGFICTVIGDACATRNLEVNGQSVEASEVQKSFLAALSYFYSTVNTAAQYLEGGK, encoded by the coding sequence ATGAAAACAGCATTACTAATTATTGACATTCAAAATGACTATTTTGAAGGAGGAACAATGACCTTAGTAGGGGCCGATAAGGCTGTCGAAAATGCTCGTTTAATCTTGGACAGATTTCGTTCAGATAAATTGCCTGTAATTCACATTCAGCATATTGCAATTTCTCCGACAGCAACATTTTTCTTGAAGGATACAGTAGGAGCAGAGATCCATAAGAGTGTTTCTCCACTAGAGAATGAAAAGGTTATTGAAAAGCATTACCCCAATAGCTTCCGTGAAACCAATCTGCTCGATTATTTACAGAAGAACGGTGTTACGGATATTGTAATATGTGGAATGATGACGCATATGTGCGTTGATGCAACAACAAGAGCTGCAAAAGACTTTGGATTCATCTGCACGGTAATTGGCGATGCTTGTGCTACAAGGAACCTCGAAGTAAATGGTCAATCGGTAGAGGCTAGCGAGGTTCAAAAAAGCTTTTTAGCCGCATTAAGCTACTTCTATTCGACAGTTAACACGGCAGCGCAATATTTGGAAGGGGGAAAGTAA